Genomic DNA from Coturnix japonica isolate 7356 unplaced genomic scaffold, Coturnix japonica 2.1 chrUnrandom177, whole genome shotgun sequence:
catttttctattggtattccacatcataacatcatatagaGCACAGAGAAcaactacatgtcccagagggtctcacagtcagagagggaaacacaTCACGGAAGTGATGCTGTCTCTCTCTCAAACTGCCTGGTAGCGAGTctgggtgtgcttccaagccgtggcaccttcagtttcaaagtaggcttctcggtcttcggaaaacctctctctctctttcccttttattttacttggcttattagcctcaatttccATTAGAttgtaattagtaaaataataagttttcctccttagatcgttgccacttctctgtttgtttccttgagtccagctcccatctccctacccctttcttattttcccttcctataCGCTGGGAGCCAGGGGGAACAGGAGCCTACTGCCCCTCCCCgtcacagacatagattgatctagataacacCGTGACACAGCAATTCCTCCTCTgtatacgctcccttcaagtactgcaaGGCCACAAcgagatctccccagagccttctctaagctaaacaagcccagttccctcaaccatttctcacaggagagctgctccagcaccctgaccatcttagtggcctctATATTCTTTCAATATACGTACACACGACGGCGAGATTGAGACACAACAGGATATATAGTTTATAAGAGTTTATTaaaagttgttgttgtttagggaaatggggaagggaaggcgggtgatagaaaagagaaaggaaataaaagcaaggagtctttgtagaaagcaagagagaattAGTCACCATGGGGATTCCAGGGTTTCTCATAGTTCAGATGTTGATCTTCAGTAGAGATGGTCGTCAGAGGGAGCAGGGAAGCATCTGTTTGCATCTTGCCTTCACAAGATACAATGGTTCCATCCCCAGATCTCCCATACCAAGATGGAGTCATTTGGTCACAGGCCGGATCTTCCACTGGTAAGCTCTCTCCAACGTGACACTGACTGCCACAAGGAAACAGCCACCTCTGGCCTCCTAAATAGGTCTCAGAGTCTTATTGCTCACAGGATGTGAGCTTGCAGCCAAAACAAGAGAAGGGTTCGGACAAAGGTCTCTCTCAGCGTCCGAACAGCAGCAGTCTGATGTAGCGATCTCTCAGCTCCCTGAACTCACGCAGCGCTATGGAGTGGGCGTCCGGGTCCTCCTCCAGGTGCTGGAAGAGGTTGAGCGGCTTGGCGGATCGGAAGGACTTCGGCAGGACAATCGTGCTGTGCACCGACTTGCTGCCAAGGAAGAAGTGGTTCAGGCATTTCTCATCCAGGCAGAAGCGCAGGTACCGCAGGAGATTCTCCATCCGATTCAGGAAATACTTCCTGCGCCACTTCTTCAAAGGGATGATGGCCAAAGTGTGGAGGACAAGAGTCTTGATGACATAGGTGGAAAAGCCCATGCCCACTAAGATGCTGGCAAGCAACGTCAGGCAGTGCAGGTGGGAGCTGTCCTGTCCGGTACTCCTGGCCGTGTGctggaagaacttcttttctGCCACAGCGCAGCTCTGTGGCCATGTTGTGCTGGGCGTAAAGCCGGCGTCTGTGTCTTGGCTGGTCAGGTAGATGTCCGAGTATTCTTGCTGCACCCCGAACAGCAGCTCGACGAGGACTTTTTCCCCGCTGTAGGCTTCTGTCAGCTGGAGCTTGCAGGAGCGTCTGGAAGGCAGCACCTTCAGGCTGTAGGCGTGCGCGTGGTGGTGGTCTTCCAGATTGCTGCCACCTGTGCGGTGAACCAGGTGACAGTTCTCTCCACATCCAGGTAGGAGTCAGTGCAGAGAGTCTGTAGCAGGCTGGGGTCCTGATTTTGGCTCAGCTCTTCCTCATGGTGGTGGAGGAAGCACAGCACATTCCCCAGCTGCTTCTCCCTTTGGCACATGCACTGAAGCTCCACGCGGACGCGGGAGTTCCTTGCCAGCCCGTGCCCTTCATCTCCCAGCTCCAGGAGGAAGGTGTGCCCGGGGGGAGGCTCTATGGGCACGAGCAGGCAGTACACATTGTCCCACTCCCGGGGACTCCAGCCTTCAAAGGCACTGCCCACCCCAATGGCGGGCTGCAGCACCGGGAAGAAGCTGTTGGACCAGATGAATCTGAAGGTCTGCACGAGCTCGTTCATCAGCTCCTCCACTATAGGGCACCTGGTGGCCCTTCCTTCCACCTTTTCCAGGGCACGCCTTGTGAGAA
This window encodes:
- the LOC107306930 gene encoding LOW QUALITY PROTEIN: inositol 1,4,5-trisphosphate receptor-interacting protein-like 1 (The sequence of the model RefSeq protein was modified relative to this genomic sequence to represent the inferred CDS: inserted 1 base in 1 codon) — translated: SIQMSQHDESSSENDSSSGEEEASGAEQEEEEEVEEVEQEEHQEEQVEQQVQEEEEQVEQEEQQVQEEQERVQEEQVEQEEQQVQEEQVEQEEQVEQGGQQEQVEQQEQVELVEKEEQEEEEDDEEEDFKDSALTKFLTRRALEKVEGRATRCPIVEELMNELVQTFRFIWSNSFFPVLQPAIGVGSAFEGWSPREWDNVYCLLVPIEPPPGHTFLLELGDEGHGLARNSRVRVELQCMCQREKQLGNVLCFLHHHEEELSQNQDPSLLQTLCTDSYLDVERTVTWFTAQVAAIWKTTXHAHAYSLKVLPSRRSCKLQLTEAYSGEKVLVELLFGVQQEYSDIYLTSQDTDAGFTPSTTWPQSCAVAEKKFFQHTARSTGQDSSHLHCLTLLASILVGMGFSTYVIKTLVLHTLAIIPLKKWRRKYFLNRMENLLRYLRFCLDEKCLNHFFLGSKSVHSTIVLPKSFRSAKPLNLFQHLEEDPDAHSIALREFRELRDRYIRLLLFGR